Below is a window of Tolypothrix bouteillei VB521301 DNA.
AATGTGTAATGGCACTAGCTTTTTCATAAACAGAACTAGGCAAAGGATAAAATCAGGTTATATCCTCATATTGAAAAGCTTGTATTGATAGTTTCCGCATATGGCAGGACACAGTAAATGGGCAAATATTAAACGTCAAAAAGCAGTGGTAGACGCAAAAAAAGGTAAGACTTTTACCCAACTGTCACGTGCAATTATTGTAGCTGCGAGAAGTGGAGTCCCTGACCCTGCTGGTAATTTTCAATTACGTACTGCTATTGAAAAGGCAAAGGCAGCCGGGATACCCAATGATAATATCGAAAGAGCGATCGCCAAGGGTGCTGGTACGTTTGCAGGCGATAACTCTAGTTTAGAATCAATTCGCTATGAAGGATACGGTCCTCTTGGAGTTGCAGTTCTCATCGAAGCACTAACGGACAATCGCAACCGAACTGCGGCTGACTTGCGTACCGCCTTTAGTAAAAATGGTGGAAACCTGGGTGAAACAGGTTGTGTCAGTTGGATGTTTTCTCAGAAAGGCGTTTGTACGGTACGGGGAGTTGTGGATGAAGAACAGCTTTTAGAAGCTTCCTTAGAGGGCGGTGCTGATACTTATGAGATGACTGAGGATAAAACAGCTGAGGTATTTACCGCAGTTCCAAATTTGGAAAGCCTCAGCCAAATTCTTAAAGACAAAGGTTTTCAAGTGAGTGATGTTGAATTGCGCTGGATTCCCGGTAATAACGTAGAAGTCACAGATTTAGATCAAGCGCGATCGCTTTTAAAGTTAATTGACTCTTTAGAAAGTTTAGATGACGTACAAAATGTTACCACTAATTTTGATATGTCAGAAGAATTGATGACAGTTATGGCTAATGGTTAATAGCTAATGGCTAATGGCTAATGGCTAATGGTGAGACCAGAGAAAGTAGGCGGGTTTCCCGCGCCCTGGGGACTGGCGAACCCGAAGGGCTAATGGCTAATGGCTAATGGCTAATGGCTAATGGCTAATGGCTAATGGTGAGACCAGAGAAAGTAGGCGGGTTTCCCGCGCCCTGGGGACTGGCGTATAGCCCTTGCGGGCATAGCTTCGCATCGCGAAGCGTCTCCGTAAGGAGATACCCGAAGGGCTAATGGCTATTAATCAGTAACTATTTGCGGTTCTTTCTACGATCTTTTTCTAGCGGTGTTACGGGAGTATCAATCAAACTTCCGAAGTCTTCCATGATGACTGTTGGAGTCTCGATCTGCTCCTAGTACGCCCTAGACCTAAAACTGAGATGATTGTCGCAATATAAGGTAAAGAATCTTTCTCAGTTTCCTGGCTTTCTAAAACAATTCGTACAACAAGTGAAGATTTTACTTCTTTTGCTGTCAAATATTCTATATAACATCTTTAACCAGTGAGTTATAACCAATCACTTATGGCATTTTGGACAAGATTATGTGTAAGAAATTTTGAATTCAAGATATGTACTGGTAAATTATGAAAAAATTTGGTATCATGAAGCACCCACAATAAAAGTAAGCGTTCAGTTGCATCCCAATCCCTAAAAATTCGTGTCCAGGTTTGTAAACCACAGCGAGCGAACAACTATGGAAATTATTAGATGTTATTGTCCAGAATCAGCAAATGAACTGTTATCTAGCTATTCACATACACCTGTTAAATTGACTGGAAATTTTTTGACGCAGTTGCATTGGATGAAGCTATCTGGCAATGCTGCAAGGTATTTATTGGCTGTAGCCTTAACTTTGTCTGTTCTCGGTGTGGTGGAACAAGCTCTAGCTGGTCAGAAAGTAGGTAGTGATGGACCTGAAGTTGCTAGCATACAAAGATGTTTAAAACAATTGGGGTATTTTAACGGTAAGGTCACGGGTAAATTTGCTTCCAAAACACGAGAAGCTGTTATTCGTTTCCAACAAGATAACAGGCTTCCGACTGTTGGGGTGGTAGGTAGTCAAACTCAACGGCTTCTGCGATCGCAGTGTCAAAGCAGAACTTCTGGAGGTCGTGTCAGTGAGGGTTTGCAACGGGGTAGCAGTGGTGCATCCGTCAGAAGATTGCAACAAGATTTACAACGTTTGGGGTATTTTAACGGTGCAATAACAGGTTATTTTGGCTCGGAAACAGAGCGAGCTGTCTCTCAATTTCAGCAATCTAATGGCATTAGCCCGGATGGTATTGTTGGTACGAGAACAGAAGAAGCTATTCGTGTCAGTTTAAACCAACCGAATTACCCACCAAATCAACCCGATTATTATCCACCAAACCAACCGAATTACCCACCAAATCAACCCGATTACTATCCACCAAACCAACCGAATTACCCACCAAATCAACCCGATTACTATCCACCAAACCAACCGAATTACCCACCAAATCAACCCGATTATCCAAATAGCGCAGACAGTTCCTATTTAAAACAGGGTGATTCCGGTCAACAAGTTAGAAAATTGCAAGATGACTTGCAGCAATTGGGCTATTTTCGTGCAAATCCTACGGGATATTATGGTCCCACGACTCAGGAAGCTGTCGAACGTTTCCAACAAAATTATGGGCTGACACGCAATGGTGTTGCTGACTCACAAACCCTAGCCAGAATATCAGATGCTTTGATAGGAGGAACAAATTCGACCAATTCTAATTGTTCGGTTAATCAAGGTGATATCTGTTTGGGTGAAAGG
It encodes the following:
- a CDS encoding peptidoglycan-binding domain-containing protein, which encodes MEIIRCYCPESANELLSSYSHTPVKLTGNFLTQLHWMKLSGNAARYLLAVALTLSVLGVVEQALAGQKVGSDGPEVASIQRCLKQLGYFNGKVTGKFASKTREAVIRFQQDNRLPTVGVVGSQTQRLLRSQCQSRTSGGRVSEGLQRGSSGASVRRLQQDLQRLGYFNGAITGYFGSETERAVSQFQQSNGISPDGIVGTRTEEAIRVSLNQPNYPPNQPDYYPPNQPNYPPNQPDYYPPNQPNYPPNQPDYYPPNQPNYPPNQPDYPNSADSSYLKQGDSGQQVRKLQDDLQQLGYFRANPTGYYGPTTQEAVERFQQNYGLTRNGVADSQTLARISDALIGGTNSTNSNCSVNQGDICLGERSQRVEIVQRRLQDLGLFQGRITNYYGSATRNAVAQFQRSRGLEANGIVNYQTWQALRLDDLGGNPGNTSGYPDFPGNTGNPPEWSPGRENRYVVIVPIRSYDTLSRVRQYVPSAFQADSRLGTYVNAGQYSSRSEAEKQSEYLRSQGLDARVEYF
- a CDS encoding YebC/PmpR family DNA-binding transcriptional regulator; the encoded protein is MAGHSKWANIKRQKAVVDAKKGKTFTQLSRAIIVAARSGVPDPAGNFQLRTAIEKAKAAGIPNDNIERAIAKGAGTFAGDNSSLESIRYEGYGPLGVAVLIEALTDNRNRTAADLRTAFSKNGGNLGETGCVSWMFSQKGVCTVRGVVDEEQLLEASLEGGADTYEMTEDKTAEVFTAVPNLESLSQILKDKGFQVSDVELRWIPGNNVEVTDLDQARSLLKLIDSLESLDDVQNVTTNFDMSEELMTVMANG